A portion of the Ascaphus truei isolate aAscTru1 chromosome 14, aAscTru1.hap1, whole genome shotgun sequence genome contains these proteins:
- the LOC142465738 gene encoding uncharacterized protein LOC142465738 isoform X2, with protein sequence MVSGGPSRWLLGALWPPSPAASMVDPRKSSEAYCISGAGDFPENLSRLRDGKCSLPPATLPLHRLSLPLHNLVELERCEWQGVYMALPVCAIKEEEQEAPITAWDPPKETANITGVRQETEGITAFKQETAKTASTIFTQETGKIITFKQEAVKTDSIQGVIQETASIQGVIQETASIQGVMQETASIRGVIQETSSVRGVIQETSSVRGVIQETAKIITFKQEAAKTDSIQGVIQETASVRGVIQETPKIITFKQEAAKTDNIQGVIQETACVPRVIQETASVAAFKQEAVKTARVRPLVPETTGFTRHKTTELACRRAPQLSPTEPAEIDVFLDAEDLQDTCDILQSKPRRKKRLFSLKTPTGEKGKTREEPAGEKQTAPIEIRSFADGSLLRGYTLRLYSQRGQSSAPWSSKSCTLSPPSMESGEDTEEPKDEEKTNRTASSTLRNQCLRVITLWHSGHPYPLIAHNLNLNPLTVRHILHVWCRERRLACPGAAGVKKQKAGVGQRRGAVRVPTLWKSRFLVAEGAGQTLQCMVCDRQLRSAKVGNITRHIQNCHSYSAHLPRGVRRALRQGWERCREERLRKQEEHPQANYATKSGGKVQNSKGRQKWAPNAQGQQRVNITKGWHRQAQDTDTQGQQRLAQDGQGQQKRKNSTKGQQRLAQDAKGQQGDTQGQQRLAHDAMGQQGDTQGQQRLAQDAKGQQEGDTEGQQRLAEDAKGQQWDTQGQQRLAQDAKGQQWDTQGQQRLAQKAMGQQEGDTQEKQGLAQDGKKKRQRRYFQDYWRHKFLVDYDWHTDGAVCLVCGQHLSTLRSSTFQRHAQRRHPESLCYPGETRKALWAAWNIGEATFPYLNVNTNRARCQSAQTSLPCWHRGKKVQACRWQPSLGGYQGEGVPVCT encoded by the exons ATGGTGTCCGGAGGCCCATCTCGATGGTTACTTGGGGCGCTCTGGCCTCCAAGCCCCGCCGCCTCCATGGTAGACCCCCGGAAGTCCTCCGAGGCCTACTGCATCTCCGGAGCCGGAGATTTTCCTGAGAACCTGAGCCGCCTCAGAGACGGGAAGTG CTCGCTCCCCCCCGCCACACTTCCTTTACACAgactctctcttcctctgcaCAACTTGGTAGAACTGGAAAGGTGCGAGTGGCAGGGGGTGT ATATGGCGTTACCCGTGTGCGCTATtaaggaggaggagcaggaggcGCCAATCACAGCCTGGGACCCCCCAAAAGAGACCGCCAATATCACTGGGGTGAGACAAGAGACAGAGGGGATCACTGCATTCAAACAAGAGACGGCAAAGACAGCTAGTACCATTTTCACACAAGAGACTGGTAAAATTATTACTTTCAAACAAGAGGCAGTTAAGACTGACAGCATCCAAGGAGTGATACAAGAGACTGCCAGCATCCAAGGAGTGATACAAGAGACTGCCAGCATCCAAGGAGTGATGCAAGAGACTGCCAGCATCCGTGGAGTGATACAAGAGACTTCCAGCGTCCGAGGAGTGATACAAGAGACTTCCAGTGTTCGAGGAGTGATACAAGAGACTGCTAAAATTATTACTTTCAAACAAGAGGCAGCTAAGACTGACAGCATCCAAGGAGTGATACAAGAGACTGCCAGTGTCCGAGGAGTGATACAAGAGACTCCTAAAATTATTACATTCAAACAAGAGGCAGCTAAGACTGACAACATCCAAGGAGTGATACAAGAGACTGCCTGCGTCCCAAGAGTAATACAAGAGACTGCCAGTGTCGCTGCATTCAAACAAGAGGCAGTCAAGACTGCCAGGGTCAGGCCCCTGGTACCAGAGACCACTGGCTTCACCAGACACAAGACTACAG AGCTTGCATGCAGAAGAGCACCACAGCTATCTCCCACAGAACCCGCAGAGATCGACGTGTTTCTGGACGCTGAGGATCTACAGGACACATGCGATATTTTGCAGAGCAAACCAC GCAGGAAGAAAAGACTATTCTCATTAAAAACGCCCACAGGTGAGAAGGGGAAAACGAGAGAGGAACCTGCAGGGGAGAAGCAGACAG CACCCATAGAAATTAGAAGTTTTGCAGATGGCAGCTTGCTTAGAGGATACACCCTACGCCTGTACTCACAGAGGG GTCAGAGTTCTGCCCCCTGGAGCAGTAAGAGTTGTACATTGTCTCCCCCAAGCATGGAGTCCGGGGAAGATACGGAGGAGCCAAAGGATGAAGAGAAGacaa ATCGCACAGCCTCGTCCACACTGCGGAACCAGTGCCTGCGGGTGATCACTCTGTGGCACAGCGGGCACCCTTACCCCCTCATCGCCCACAATCTGAACCTGAACCCACTCACCGTGCGCCACATTCTCCACGTctggtgcagggagaggcgcctGGCCTGCCCCGGTGCGGCTGGTGTGAAGAAGCAGAAGGCAGGAGTGGGACAGCGGAGAGGGGCGGTGCGGGTGCCCACCCTGTGGAAAAGCCGGTTCCTAGTGGCGGAGGGCGCGGGGCAAACCCTGCAGTGCATGGTGTGCGACAGGCAGCTGAGGTCAGCCAAGGTCGGCAATATCACCCGCCACATCCAGAACTGCCACTCCTACTCTGCCCACCTGCCCCGGGGGGTGAGGAGAGCGCTGCGACAAGGCTGGGAGCGGTGCCGGGAAG AGCGACTGAGGAAACAGGAGGAGCACCCGCAGGCAAACTATGCCACGAAGAGTGGGGGGAAGGTACAGAATTCCAAGGGACGGCAGAAATGGGCACCGAATGCGCAGGGGCAGCAGAGGGTGAATATTACCAAGGGGTGGCACAGACAGGCACAGGACACAGATACCCAAGGACAGCAGAGACTGGCACAGGATGGTCAGGGGCAACAGAAGAGGAAGAATAGTACCAAGGGGCAGCAGAGACTAGCACAGGATGCCAAGGGGCAACAAGGGGATACCCAAGGACAGCAGAGACTGGCACATGATGCCATGGGACAACAAGGGGATACCCAAGGACAGCAGAGATTGGCACAGGATGCCAAGGGGCAACAAGAAGGGGATACCGAAGGACAGCAGAGACTGGCAGAGGATGCCAAGGGGCAACAATGGGATACCCAAGGACAGCAGAGACTGGCACAGGATGCCAAGGGGCAACAATGGGATACCCAAGGACAGCAGAGACTGGCACAGAAAGCCATGGGGCAACAAGAAGGGGATACCCAAGAAAAGCAGGGACTGGCACAGGATGGCAAGAAGAAGCGTCAACGCCGTTACTTTCAGGATTACTGGCGCCACAAGTTCCTGGTGGATTATGACTGGCACACAGACGGGGCAGTTTGTTTGGTGTGTGGTCAACACTTGAGCACCCTGCGGAGTAGCACTTTCCAGCGTCATGCTCAGCGGCGCCACCCAGAATCACTGTGCTACCCAGGTGAGACCCGCAAAGCCCTGTGGGCAGCCTGGAACATAGGGGAGGCCACTTTCCCCTACCTCAACGTGAACACCAATAGGGCGCGTTGCCAGTCTGCCCAGACAAGCCTGCCATGCTGGCACAGGGGCAAAAAAGTGCAAGCCTGCAGATGGCAGCCATCTCTGGGAGGGTATCAGGGAGAAGGTGTGCCAGTCTGCACATGA
- the LOC142465738 gene encoding uncharacterized protein LOC142465738 isoform X1 translates to MVSGGPSRWLLGALWPPSPAASMVDPRKSSEAYCISGAGDFPENLSRLRDGKWCVSDGLWERKKRRHSRFLDGAERSLPPATLPLHRLSLPLHNLVELERCEWQGVYMALPVCAIKEEEQEAPITAWDPPKETANITGVRQETEGITAFKQETAKTASTIFTQETGKIITFKQEAVKTDSIQGVIQETASIQGVIQETASIQGVMQETASIRGVIQETSSVRGVIQETSSVRGVIQETAKIITFKQEAAKTDSIQGVIQETASVRGVIQETPKIITFKQEAAKTDNIQGVIQETACVPRVIQETASVAAFKQEAVKTARVRPLVPETTGFTRHKTTELACRRAPQLSPTEPAEIDVFLDAEDLQDTCDILQSKPRRKKRLFSLKTPTGEKGKTREEPAGEKQTAPIEIRSFADGSLLRGYTLRLYSQRGQSSAPWSSKSCTLSPPSMESGEDTEEPKDEEKTNRTASSTLRNQCLRVITLWHSGHPYPLIAHNLNLNPLTVRHILHVWCRERRLACPGAAGVKKQKAGVGQRRGAVRVPTLWKSRFLVAEGAGQTLQCMVCDRQLRSAKVGNITRHIQNCHSYSAHLPRGVRRALRQGWERCREERLRKQEEHPQANYATKSGGKVQNSKGRQKWAPNAQGQQRVNITKGWHRQAQDTDTQGQQRLAQDGQGQQKRKNSTKGQQRLAQDAKGQQGDTQGQQRLAHDAMGQQGDTQGQQRLAQDAKGQQEGDTEGQQRLAEDAKGQQWDTQGQQRLAQDAKGQQWDTQGQQRLAQKAMGQQEGDTQEKQGLAQDGKKKRQRRYFQDYWRHKFLVDYDWHTDGAVCLVCGQHLSTLRSSTFQRHAQRRHPESLCYPGETRKALWAAWNIGEATFPYLNVNTNRARCQSAQTSLPCWHRGKKVQACRWQPSLGGYQGEGVPVCT, encoded by the exons ATGGTGTCCGGAGGCCCATCTCGATGGTTACTTGGGGCGCTCTGGCCTCCAAGCCCCGCCGCCTCCATGGTAGACCCCCGGAAGTCCTCCGAGGCCTACTGCATCTCCGGAGCCGGAGATTTTCCTGAGAACCTGAGCCGCCTCAGAGACGGGAAGTGGTGCGTCTCGGACGGCCtatgggagagaaaaaaaagacgTCATAGCCGCTTTCTAGATGGGGCAGAGCG CTCGCTCCCCCCCGCCACACTTCCTTTACACAgactctctcttcctctgcaCAACTTGGTAGAACTGGAAAGGTGCGAGTGGCAGGGGGTGT ATATGGCGTTACCCGTGTGCGCTATtaaggaggaggagcaggaggcGCCAATCACAGCCTGGGACCCCCCAAAAGAGACCGCCAATATCACTGGGGTGAGACAAGAGACAGAGGGGATCACTGCATTCAAACAAGAGACGGCAAAGACAGCTAGTACCATTTTCACACAAGAGACTGGTAAAATTATTACTTTCAAACAAGAGGCAGTTAAGACTGACAGCATCCAAGGAGTGATACAAGAGACTGCCAGCATCCAAGGAGTGATACAAGAGACTGCCAGCATCCAAGGAGTGATGCAAGAGACTGCCAGCATCCGTGGAGTGATACAAGAGACTTCCAGCGTCCGAGGAGTGATACAAGAGACTTCCAGTGTTCGAGGAGTGATACAAGAGACTGCTAAAATTATTACTTTCAAACAAGAGGCAGCTAAGACTGACAGCATCCAAGGAGTGATACAAGAGACTGCCAGTGTCCGAGGAGTGATACAAGAGACTCCTAAAATTATTACATTCAAACAAGAGGCAGCTAAGACTGACAACATCCAAGGAGTGATACAAGAGACTGCCTGCGTCCCAAGAGTAATACAAGAGACTGCCAGTGTCGCTGCATTCAAACAAGAGGCAGTCAAGACTGCCAGGGTCAGGCCCCTGGTACCAGAGACCACTGGCTTCACCAGACACAAGACTACAG AGCTTGCATGCAGAAGAGCACCACAGCTATCTCCCACAGAACCCGCAGAGATCGACGTGTTTCTGGACGCTGAGGATCTACAGGACACATGCGATATTTTGCAGAGCAAACCAC GCAGGAAGAAAAGACTATTCTCATTAAAAACGCCCACAGGTGAGAAGGGGAAAACGAGAGAGGAACCTGCAGGGGAGAAGCAGACAG CACCCATAGAAATTAGAAGTTTTGCAGATGGCAGCTTGCTTAGAGGATACACCCTACGCCTGTACTCACAGAGGG GTCAGAGTTCTGCCCCCTGGAGCAGTAAGAGTTGTACATTGTCTCCCCCAAGCATGGAGTCCGGGGAAGATACGGAGGAGCCAAAGGATGAAGAGAAGacaa ATCGCACAGCCTCGTCCACACTGCGGAACCAGTGCCTGCGGGTGATCACTCTGTGGCACAGCGGGCACCCTTACCCCCTCATCGCCCACAATCTGAACCTGAACCCACTCACCGTGCGCCACATTCTCCACGTctggtgcagggagaggcgcctGGCCTGCCCCGGTGCGGCTGGTGTGAAGAAGCAGAAGGCAGGAGTGGGACAGCGGAGAGGGGCGGTGCGGGTGCCCACCCTGTGGAAAAGCCGGTTCCTAGTGGCGGAGGGCGCGGGGCAAACCCTGCAGTGCATGGTGTGCGACAGGCAGCTGAGGTCAGCCAAGGTCGGCAATATCACCCGCCACATCCAGAACTGCCACTCCTACTCTGCCCACCTGCCCCGGGGGGTGAGGAGAGCGCTGCGACAAGGCTGGGAGCGGTGCCGGGAAG AGCGACTGAGGAAACAGGAGGAGCACCCGCAGGCAAACTATGCCACGAAGAGTGGGGGGAAGGTACAGAATTCCAAGGGACGGCAGAAATGGGCACCGAATGCGCAGGGGCAGCAGAGGGTGAATATTACCAAGGGGTGGCACAGACAGGCACAGGACACAGATACCCAAGGACAGCAGAGACTGGCACAGGATGGTCAGGGGCAACAGAAGAGGAAGAATAGTACCAAGGGGCAGCAGAGACTAGCACAGGATGCCAAGGGGCAACAAGGGGATACCCAAGGACAGCAGAGACTGGCACATGATGCCATGGGACAACAAGGGGATACCCAAGGACAGCAGAGATTGGCACAGGATGCCAAGGGGCAACAAGAAGGGGATACCGAAGGACAGCAGAGACTGGCAGAGGATGCCAAGGGGCAACAATGGGATACCCAAGGACAGCAGAGACTGGCACAGGATGCCAAGGGGCAACAATGGGATACCCAAGGACAGCAGAGACTGGCACAGAAAGCCATGGGGCAACAAGAAGGGGATACCCAAGAAAAGCAGGGACTGGCACAGGATGGCAAGAAGAAGCGTCAACGCCGTTACTTTCAGGATTACTGGCGCCACAAGTTCCTGGTGGATTATGACTGGCACACAGACGGGGCAGTTTGTTTGGTGTGTGGTCAACACTTGAGCACCCTGCGGAGTAGCACTTTCCAGCGTCATGCTCAGCGGCGCCACCCAGAATCACTGTGCTACCCAGGTGAGACCCGCAAAGCCCTGTGGGCAGCCTGGAACATAGGGGAGGCCACTTTCCCCTACCTCAACGTGAACACCAATAGGGCGCGTTGCCAGTCTGCCCAGACAAGCCTGCCATGCTGGCACAGGGGCAAAAAAGTGCAAGCCTGCAGATGGCAGCCATCTCTGGGAGGGTATCAGGGAGAAGGTGTGCCAGTCTGCACATGA
- the LOC142465738 gene encoding uncharacterized protein LOC142465738 isoform X3: MGQSDMALPVCAIKEEEQEAPITAWDPPKETANITGVRQETEGITAFKQETAKTASTIFTQETGKIITFKQEAVKTDSIQGVIQETASIQGVIQETASIQGVMQETASIRGVIQETSSVRGVIQETSSVRGVIQETAKIITFKQEAAKTDSIQGVIQETASVRGVIQETPKIITFKQEAAKTDNIQGVIQETACVPRVIQETASVAAFKQEAVKTARVRPLVPETTGFTRHKTTELACRRAPQLSPTEPAEIDVFLDAEDLQDTCDILQSKPRRKKRLFSLKTPTGEKGKTREEPAGEKQTAPIEIRSFADGSLLRGYTLRLYSQRGQSSAPWSSKSCTLSPPSMESGEDTEEPKDEEKTNRTASSTLRNQCLRVITLWHSGHPYPLIAHNLNLNPLTVRHILHVWCRERRLACPGAAGVKKQKAGVGQRRGAVRVPTLWKSRFLVAEGAGQTLQCMVCDRQLRSAKVGNITRHIQNCHSYSAHLPRGVRRALRQGWERCREERLRKQEEHPQANYATKSGGKVQNSKGRQKWAPNAQGQQRVNITKGWHRQAQDTDTQGQQRLAQDGQGQQKRKNSTKGQQRLAQDAKGQQGDTQGQQRLAHDAMGQQGDTQGQQRLAQDAKGQQEGDTEGQQRLAEDAKGQQWDTQGQQRLAQDAKGQQWDTQGQQRLAQKAMGQQEGDTQEKQGLAQDGKKKRQRRYFQDYWRHKFLVDYDWHTDGAVCLVCGQHLSTLRSSTFQRHAQRRHPESLCYPGETRKALWAAWNIGEATFPYLNVNTNRARCQSAQTSLPCWHRGKKVQACRWQPSLGGYQGEGVPVCT; the protein is encoded by the exons ATGGGGCAGAGCG ATATGGCGTTACCCGTGTGCGCTATtaaggaggaggagcaggaggcGCCAATCACAGCCTGGGACCCCCCAAAAGAGACCGCCAATATCACTGGGGTGAGACAAGAGACAGAGGGGATCACTGCATTCAAACAAGAGACGGCAAAGACAGCTAGTACCATTTTCACACAAGAGACTGGTAAAATTATTACTTTCAAACAAGAGGCAGTTAAGACTGACAGCATCCAAGGAGTGATACAAGAGACTGCCAGCATCCAAGGAGTGATACAAGAGACTGCCAGCATCCAAGGAGTGATGCAAGAGACTGCCAGCATCCGTGGAGTGATACAAGAGACTTCCAGCGTCCGAGGAGTGATACAAGAGACTTCCAGTGTTCGAGGAGTGATACAAGAGACTGCTAAAATTATTACTTTCAAACAAGAGGCAGCTAAGACTGACAGCATCCAAGGAGTGATACAAGAGACTGCCAGTGTCCGAGGAGTGATACAAGAGACTCCTAAAATTATTACATTCAAACAAGAGGCAGCTAAGACTGACAACATCCAAGGAGTGATACAAGAGACTGCCTGCGTCCCAAGAGTAATACAAGAGACTGCCAGTGTCGCTGCATTCAAACAAGAGGCAGTCAAGACTGCCAGGGTCAGGCCCCTGGTACCAGAGACCACTGGCTTCACCAGACACAAGACTACAG AGCTTGCATGCAGAAGAGCACCACAGCTATCTCCCACAGAACCCGCAGAGATCGACGTGTTTCTGGACGCTGAGGATCTACAGGACACATGCGATATTTTGCAGAGCAAACCAC GCAGGAAGAAAAGACTATTCTCATTAAAAACGCCCACAGGTGAGAAGGGGAAAACGAGAGAGGAACCTGCAGGGGAGAAGCAGACAG CACCCATAGAAATTAGAAGTTTTGCAGATGGCAGCTTGCTTAGAGGATACACCCTACGCCTGTACTCACAGAGGG GTCAGAGTTCTGCCCCCTGGAGCAGTAAGAGTTGTACATTGTCTCCCCCAAGCATGGAGTCCGGGGAAGATACGGAGGAGCCAAAGGATGAAGAGAAGacaa ATCGCACAGCCTCGTCCACACTGCGGAACCAGTGCCTGCGGGTGATCACTCTGTGGCACAGCGGGCACCCTTACCCCCTCATCGCCCACAATCTGAACCTGAACCCACTCACCGTGCGCCACATTCTCCACGTctggtgcagggagaggcgcctGGCCTGCCCCGGTGCGGCTGGTGTGAAGAAGCAGAAGGCAGGAGTGGGACAGCGGAGAGGGGCGGTGCGGGTGCCCACCCTGTGGAAAAGCCGGTTCCTAGTGGCGGAGGGCGCGGGGCAAACCCTGCAGTGCATGGTGTGCGACAGGCAGCTGAGGTCAGCCAAGGTCGGCAATATCACCCGCCACATCCAGAACTGCCACTCCTACTCTGCCCACCTGCCCCGGGGGGTGAGGAGAGCGCTGCGACAAGGCTGGGAGCGGTGCCGGGAAG AGCGACTGAGGAAACAGGAGGAGCACCCGCAGGCAAACTATGCCACGAAGAGTGGGGGGAAGGTACAGAATTCCAAGGGACGGCAGAAATGGGCACCGAATGCGCAGGGGCAGCAGAGGGTGAATATTACCAAGGGGTGGCACAGACAGGCACAGGACACAGATACCCAAGGACAGCAGAGACTGGCACAGGATGGTCAGGGGCAACAGAAGAGGAAGAATAGTACCAAGGGGCAGCAGAGACTAGCACAGGATGCCAAGGGGCAACAAGGGGATACCCAAGGACAGCAGAGACTGGCACATGATGCCATGGGACAACAAGGGGATACCCAAGGACAGCAGAGATTGGCACAGGATGCCAAGGGGCAACAAGAAGGGGATACCGAAGGACAGCAGAGACTGGCAGAGGATGCCAAGGGGCAACAATGGGATACCCAAGGACAGCAGAGACTGGCACAGGATGCCAAGGGGCAACAATGGGATACCCAAGGACAGCAGAGACTGGCACAGAAAGCCATGGGGCAACAAGAAGGGGATACCCAAGAAAAGCAGGGACTGGCACAGGATGGCAAGAAGAAGCGTCAACGCCGTTACTTTCAGGATTACTGGCGCCACAAGTTCCTGGTGGATTATGACTGGCACACAGACGGGGCAGTTTGTTTGGTGTGTGGTCAACACTTGAGCACCCTGCGGAGTAGCACTTTCCAGCGTCATGCTCAGCGGCGCCACCCAGAATCACTGTGCTACCCAGGTGAGACCCGCAAAGCCCTGTGGGCAGCCTGGAACATAGGGGAGGCCACTTTCCCCTACCTCAACGTGAACACCAATAGGGCGCGTTGCCAGTCTGCCCAGACAAGCCTGCCATGCTGGCACAGGGGCAAAAAAGTGCAAGCCTGCAGATGGCAGCCATCTCTGGGAGGGTATCAGGGAGAAGGTGTGCCAGTCTGCACATGA
- the LOC142465738 gene encoding uncharacterized protein LOC142465738 isoform X4 — MALPVCAIKEEEQEAPITAWDPPKETANITGVRQETEGITAFKQETAKTASTIFTQETGKIITFKQEAVKTDSIQGVIQETASIQGVIQETASIQGVMQETASIRGVIQETSSVRGVIQETSSVRGVIQETAKIITFKQEAAKTDSIQGVIQETASVRGVIQETPKIITFKQEAAKTDNIQGVIQETACVPRVIQETASVAAFKQEAVKTARVRPLVPETTGFTRHKTTELACRRAPQLSPTEPAEIDVFLDAEDLQDTCDILQSKPRRKKRLFSLKTPTGEKGKTREEPAGEKQTAPIEIRSFADGSLLRGYTLRLYSQRGQSSAPWSSKSCTLSPPSMESGEDTEEPKDEEKTNRTASSTLRNQCLRVITLWHSGHPYPLIAHNLNLNPLTVRHILHVWCRERRLACPGAAGVKKQKAGVGQRRGAVRVPTLWKSRFLVAEGAGQTLQCMVCDRQLRSAKVGNITRHIQNCHSYSAHLPRGVRRALRQGWERCREERLRKQEEHPQANYATKSGGKVQNSKGRQKWAPNAQGQQRVNITKGWHRQAQDTDTQGQQRLAQDGQGQQKRKNSTKGQQRLAQDAKGQQGDTQGQQRLAHDAMGQQGDTQGQQRLAQDAKGQQEGDTEGQQRLAEDAKGQQWDTQGQQRLAQDAKGQQWDTQGQQRLAQKAMGQQEGDTQEKQGLAQDGKKKRQRRYFQDYWRHKFLVDYDWHTDGAVCLVCGQHLSTLRSSTFQRHAQRRHPESLCYPGETRKALWAAWNIGEATFPYLNVNTNRARCQSAQTSLPCWHRGKKVQACRWQPSLGGYQGEGVPVCT, encoded by the exons ATGGCGTTACCCGTGTGCGCTATtaaggaggaggagcaggaggcGCCAATCACAGCCTGGGACCCCCCAAAAGAGACCGCCAATATCACTGGGGTGAGACAAGAGACAGAGGGGATCACTGCATTCAAACAAGAGACGGCAAAGACAGCTAGTACCATTTTCACACAAGAGACTGGTAAAATTATTACTTTCAAACAAGAGGCAGTTAAGACTGACAGCATCCAAGGAGTGATACAAGAGACTGCCAGCATCCAAGGAGTGATACAAGAGACTGCCAGCATCCAAGGAGTGATGCAAGAGACTGCCAGCATCCGTGGAGTGATACAAGAGACTTCCAGCGTCCGAGGAGTGATACAAGAGACTTCCAGTGTTCGAGGAGTGATACAAGAGACTGCTAAAATTATTACTTTCAAACAAGAGGCAGCTAAGACTGACAGCATCCAAGGAGTGATACAAGAGACTGCCAGTGTCCGAGGAGTGATACAAGAGACTCCTAAAATTATTACATTCAAACAAGAGGCAGCTAAGACTGACAACATCCAAGGAGTGATACAAGAGACTGCCTGCGTCCCAAGAGTAATACAAGAGACTGCCAGTGTCGCTGCATTCAAACAAGAGGCAGTCAAGACTGCCAGGGTCAGGCCCCTGGTACCAGAGACCACTGGCTTCACCAGACACAAGACTACAG AGCTTGCATGCAGAAGAGCACCACAGCTATCTCCCACAGAACCCGCAGAGATCGACGTGTTTCTGGACGCTGAGGATCTACAGGACACATGCGATATTTTGCAGAGCAAACCAC GCAGGAAGAAAAGACTATTCTCATTAAAAACGCCCACAGGTGAGAAGGGGAAAACGAGAGAGGAACCTGCAGGGGAGAAGCAGACAG CACCCATAGAAATTAGAAGTTTTGCAGATGGCAGCTTGCTTAGAGGATACACCCTACGCCTGTACTCACAGAGGG GTCAGAGTTCTGCCCCCTGGAGCAGTAAGAGTTGTACATTGTCTCCCCCAAGCATGGAGTCCGGGGAAGATACGGAGGAGCCAAAGGATGAAGAGAAGacaa ATCGCACAGCCTCGTCCACACTGCGGAACCAGTGCCTGCGGGTGATCACTCTGTGGCACAGCGGGCACCCTTACCCCCTCATCGCCCACAATCTGAACCTGAACCCACTCACCGTGCGCCACATTCTCCACGTctggtgcagggagaggcgcctGGCCTGCCCCGGTGCGGCTGGTGTGAAGAAGCAGAAGGCAGGAGTGGGACAGCGGAGAGGGGCGGTGCGGGTGCCCACCCTGTGGAAAAGCCGGTTCCTAGTGGCGGAGGGCGCGGGGCAAACCCTGCAGTGCATGGTGTGCGACAGGCAGCTGAGGTCAGCCAAGGTCGGCAATATCACCCGCCACATCCAGAACTGCCACTCCTACTCTGCCCACCTGCCCCGGGGGGTGAGGAGAGCGCTGCGACAAGGCTGGGAGCGGTGCCGGGAAG AGCGACTGAGGAAACAGGAGGAGCACCCGCAGGCAAACTATGCCACGAAGAGTGGGGGGAAGGTACAGAATTCCAAGGGACGGCAGAAATGGGCACCGAATGCGCAGGGGCAGCAGAGGGTGAATATTACCAAGGGGTGGCACAGACAGGCACAGGACACAGATACCCAAGGACAGCAGAGACTGGCACAGGATGGTCAGGGGCAACAGAAGAGGAAGAATAGTACCAAGGGGCAGCAGAGACTAGCACAGGATGCCAAGGGGCAACAAGGGGATACCCAAGGACAGCAGAGACTGGCACATGATGCCATGGGACAACAAGGGGATACCCAAGGACAGCAGAGATTGGCACAGGATGCCAAGGGGCAACAAGAAGGGGATACCGAAGGACAGCAGAGACTGGCAGAGGATGCCAAGGGGCAACAATGGGATACCCAAGGACAGCAGAGACTGGCACAGGATGCCAAGGGGCAACAATGGGATACCCAAGGACAGCAGAGACTGGCACAGAAAGCCATGGGGCAACAAGAAGGGGATACCCAAGAAAAGCAGGGACTGGCACAGGATGGCAAGAAGAAGCGTCAACGCCGTTACTTTCAGGATTACTGGCGCCACAAGTTCCTGGTGGATTATGACTGGCACACAGACGGGGCAGTTTGTTTGGTGTGTGGTCAACACTTGAGCACCCTGCGGAGTAGCACTTTCCAGCGTCATGCTCAGCGGCGCCACCCAGAATCACTGTGCTACCCAGGTGAGACCCGCAAAGCCCTGTGGGCAGCCTGGAACATAGGGGAGGCCACTTTCCCCTACCTCAACGTGAACACCAATAGGGCGCGTTGCCAGTCTGCCCAGACAAGCCTGCCATGCTGGCACAGGGGCAAAAAAGTGCAAGCCTGCAGATGGCAGCCATCTCTGGGAGGGTATCAGGGAGAAGGTGTGCCAGTCTGCACATGA